From the Phycisphaeraceae bacterium genome, one window contains:
- the trxA gene encoding thioredoxin, protein MAVVDGFTRLEAGHGRTTDLGLGFVKREPLARCGGLNLKDRTMASETVLELTDSNFDQEVINSDQPVLVDFWAEWCQPCRMLGPTIDELATEYQGKVKVGKVDTDNNRDTAVKYGIQSIPTVMLFQKGEVVKKFVGLQPKPAFAAELDKVSG, encoded by the coding sequence ATGGCCGTGGTTGACGGATTTACCCGGCTAGAGGCCGGGCATGGCAGAACGACGGACCTTGGCCTAGGATTCGTGAAACGAGAACCCCTTGCTCGCTGCGGCGGGCTGAACCTGAAGGATAGAACTATGGCCAGTGAAACTGTGCTGGAGCTCACCGATTCGAACTTTGACCAGGAAGTCATCAACAGCGATCAGCCCGTGCTGGTCGATTTCTGGGCCGAGTGGTGCCAGCCGTGCCGGATGCTCGGACCGACGATAGACGAACTGGCGACTGAGTACCAAGGCAAGGTCAAGGTTGGTAAAGTGGATACGGACAACAATCGCGACACCGCTGTGAAGTACGGCATTCAGTCGATCCCGACGGTAATGCTGTTCCAGAAGGGTGAGGTCGTGAAAAAGTTTGTCGGCCTCCAGCCAAAGCCGGCTTTCGCGGCGGAACTCGACAAGGTCTCCGGCTAA
- a CDS encoding nucleotide sugar dehydrogenase gives MTENTDQPLALHPPATVAVMALGYVGLPLALTLAEAGLKVIGFDLDASKVARLAEGRSTLRHIPETRVAEAIRSGRFTPTTDPVAIGLADAVLIAVPTPLGPHREPDLSHVIEAATTAAQRLRRGALVVLESTTYPGTTRDLVAPILTAHGYTPGSDCFIAYSPEREDPGRQDQTLRSVPKLVGGLDDEATRRATALYQTAFDQVVPVSSAEVAEAAKLLENIYRAVNIALVNEMKVVLSDIGVDIWEVIQAASTKPFGFQPFYPGPGLGGHCIPIDPFYMAWRAKAAGQPTRFIELAGEVNHAMPRYVVERTALALNDAGLSVRDAKILILGLAYKPDVDDVRESPSYELIRRLRQLGARITYHDPYLPEAPVANGLNLGLKSIDWSEQALADADAIVIACHHGWYDWSMIAQHARLIVDTRGVMRNQVNPSARIVQA, from the coding sequence GTGACTGAGAACACTGATCAACCCCTCGCCCTGCACCCCCCAGCCACCGTGGCCGTGATGGCCCTGGGCTACGTCGGTCTCCCGCTGGCGCTCACACTCGCCGAAGCCGGGCTCAAGGTGATTGGCTTCGACCTCGACGCCTCCAAGGTCGCCAGGCTCGCTGAGGGCCGCAGCACCCTCCGGCATATCCCCGAAACCCGCGTCGCTGAGGCCATCCGCTCCGGCCGCTTCACACCCACCACCGACCCCGTCGCCATCGGGCTAGCCGACGCCGTGCTCATCGCCGTGCCCACCCCTCTTGGGCCACACCGCGAACCCGACCTGAGCCACGTCATCGAGGCAGCCACCACCGCCGCCCAACGACTCAGGCGAGGTGCCCTTGTCGTCCTCGAATCCACGACCTACCCCGGCACCACCCGGGACCTCGTCGCCCCCATCCTCACTGCCCACGGCTACACCCCAGGTTCCGATTGCTTTATCGCCTACTCACCCGAGCGCGAAGACCCCGGCCGCCAGGACCAGACGCTCCGCAGCGTCCCCAAACTCGTTGGCGGGCTCGACGATGAAGCCACACGTCGCGCGACCGCGCTCTACCAAACGGCCTTCGATCAGGTCGTGCCGGTCTCCTCTGCCGAAGTCGCCGAGGCCGCCAAGCTCCTCGAAAACATCTACCGCGCCGTCAACATCGCGCTCGTCAACGAGATGAAAGTTGTCCTCTCCGACATAGGCGTCGATATCTGGGAAGTCATCCAGGCCGCGTCCACCAAGCCCTTCGGCTTCCAACCGTTCTACCCCGGCCCCGGCCTCGGCGGGCACTGCATCCCGATCGACCCCTTCTACATGGCCTGGCGTGCCAAAGCGGCGGGTCAACCCACACGCTTCATTGAGCTCGCCGGTGAGGTCAACCACGCCATGCCGCGCTACGTCGTCGAACGCACCGCCCTCGCGCTCAACGACGCCGGCCTTTCCGTTCGCGATGCCAAAATCCTGATCCTTGGTCTCGCGTACAAACCTGATGTCGATGACGTCCGCGAGTCACCAAGCTACGAACTGATCCGCCGACTTCGCCAACTCGGTGCCCGCATCACCTACCACGACCCCTACCTGCCCGAAGCACCCGTTGCTAACGGTCTGAACCTCGGGCTCAAGAGCATCGACTGGTCAGAGCAGGCTCTCGCCGACGCCGATGCTATTGTTATTGCCTGCCACCAC